The following DNA comes from Ammospiza caudacuta isolate bAmmCau1 chromosome 15, bAmmCau1.pri, whole genome shotgun sequence.
gaataTGGAAAATAcgaaagctaaaacttaaggcatcaaaTCAACAACAATTTGCTATAGTTAtgagaattttgaaaaaaaattgatggaACCTAAATCTCTAGCTAGTAAAAGAAGGAGCCACATTCTGAAATCCATTATAATGTATTGTTCTTCCTTCTCATTTCCCATATTCATAATAACTGTGTGGCTACAGATTCCTGAGCCAAGAAATATGGCTAAAAGACACACTTACATGTATTTACAAGAATTCAAGCTTATTCCTTATATTCCTTATAAAAGCTTATATTCCTTATAAAAGCTAAGGAACACAATGACATTCTGTCATCATTAGGACTCTTTCTTAGATTAATCCAacaactatatatatatatctagtATGAACAAAAAATTCTGTCAATATCTGACCTTAGTTTTGAGTTCTGGGCTTTAGACAGATtattagaatttaaaaaaaacccaaacatttatATGGCTTGAGCCACTTTGCAGTGTGATCTGTAGCATCTTTTCCTGCCTAGAAGCTTTTTGTAGCCCTCAGCTGTGTTTAGAAATAAATCAGTAAATAACTGTCTTCTCAATTAGACCCACACAGGGGATAagaaaattcctgaattcctgatTAGAAATTCATGGCTAGAAAAATTTAATTGTGAAAGCTAAAGAGCACTGGAAGGGGCCCTGGTGCAGGCAGGTGGAGAGAATGTGGGAGATGTGGGTTAGCCCTGGAGTGCTCCTGGGGTAACAAAGAATTGTAGTTGGATAAAGGGAAAACACTAAAACCAAGGAAGtagcacagaaggaaaaagagtgtaagggagcaggagagagacAGTGTAATTACAGAGGAGGTAAAAACAAGAGCTGGAGTCTGGCAAATAAAAAGTCTTCAGTGTCAGGGACATTTTCTGGGTCTGCTCCCTCCTTGCTGTCCTGGGAGTTGAACCAAGAAGGGTTTTCCTTCTGTGCCCTCTTGGATACCTCAAATTTAAGACAAAGAGCTTCAAGaacaagagaaagaaattttctGTTGCCTTGAGCTTCAGCCATCTCCTTCTGAGCCTTCAAGTTTTGATACAGCATGtggtgtatttttttcccctggttgCTGCAGCACTTGGACATTCCTGCCTGAATTCAGCCTTGGAGATGGttctgggagctcctgcagccagaaagGGCAAAGAATGGATTGTTTGGGATGGTTTGCTTCAAGATGTACATGTGGGACATACATTCATCTTTTGCTgatctttcctttcttcctcaaAGTCCCAGATATGTCTTCCTGCATTTGGGCTCTGTACATGCAGTGTCcttggcagcaggagaaggaaggcTGAAGAGTTGATTCCTACAGATATGTCTGCAGAAAAAACAATCTGATTGTTATATGCCAAGGCACAGATACATTTAGGTTTTAAGGATATATGTATGTCATACCCCTGGGAGGTACTGCCTGGTGGCAGAATGACCAAAACTCCTGAAGGTGAATGCTTAGCTCAGAATGATTAAATTGTCCTTTTAGCCTTGGGTCCATCTTTGCAGGTGGAATAATCTACATAAATTCTTGTCCTGATTTTTGTTGAATATGTGGAAATGGAGTAAAACTCAAGCCCTGCATTTTCAGCCTGATCCTTTGGCTGTGCTGAATGCTGGTGTTGTCCCTGTGGGCAAAGCCAAGCTCTAGTCCCTCACTGGCATAACCAGTCCTGTTTTAGTGGCCATTTGGGTGCCATGGGGGCAGGTTTTATGGTGCTGGTTAGACACTTCTGCAGACTGGCATTATGATCCTTCAAATTAAACCTCAAACCCACAGGAATCCAGAATTCATCATAAAACACAGCTCTTTTGCTAAAAATGCCTAATCAGTGCCaatctccctggctgcctgctCCCTGAAATGACATCCAGCTTGTGGTAACATTAACCCCATTATAACGACTGTCCATTAAATTTTAAGAGGGGTAAATTCAACCTTCAGAACTCTCTATTTTGATTACTAGAGACATGGGGCAATTTGAAATATGCACTTGAGAAGCTAATGAAAGACAGAAGGCTTGCTGTGTTTCTGACTTGGCTTAACACTTGGGGTTTAACATCAGGCACTGGCAGATGGTCTGGAAGATTCTGCATTTGCAAAAAGCACAGTAGTGACAGCAGGAATTCAAGTGTGGCTTGCAGGTTTTGAAGGTTGGCACACAGTTAGCAGCAGGTGGGGGCCTTGGCTTTGGAGATATCTTGCGTTTAGCGTTTTTCTGGAAGACAAAAACACGAGAATTCATAGACAGGTGAAATGAGGGTGGTGAACAGCAGGAGGTTCTGGGGGAATGAGCAGAACTGTGGCAGCGGGAGCTGTGCTAACAATGCAGAGgtgtggtggggctggggaatgGGGAAGGGTGGCTTGAGAGCACCAACCTTCTGAGCAAAATGACAAACCTCATTTTGGCCATGACCAGGTGGAACTTTGGAAAGGGTCTCTAGGAAGGAGAGTGGCAGCAGTGAAGAAAGGGGTGCCAATGTGTACTCAGATGGTGAAGTTATCACTAAAACCAATTAAGATGTCATGTTTAGATCTCCCAGGTTATCAGATGAGTGAAAACTCCCTGTCAGTCTCGTTTGctgagctgagagcagagcagtgacTTGGCAATGCTCCccctcctgagcccagcaatCGTCCATCCATGGGAATCCCCCCTGCACACACAGTTCAGGGAGGGGTAAAAGCCCTCTCATCCccccaggggtgcagcttctcTGCTGGGGATgtggaaaagtggaaaattttGGGTTGCTCAGCACATGCCTGGGTCCTGGGAGGGACCTCTGGAgcccagtggctgcaggcaccCTGTGCACTTCTGAAACTCACAGTTATGGAATTCTTTAGGTAGGAAGGGATTTGAAagcccatctcatcccaccccttgccacagggacaccttctgctatctcaggctgctgcaagccctgtccaacctggtcttggacGCTGccaaggatggggcagccacagctgctgattTTCTTTCTACTGTTATTGTTTCACATCTATTTTTACAACATTTAGAGCTTTTAACTGTAATTAAtatgtaaattatttaaatcaGGGAATGACAGTAAAAGCTTTTCAAATGAATGCACCAAGGGAAACTCTAGAAGTAACAAACTGTTctaaaaacccaacaaagttttTTGAACAACCACCTACCTTGGAAGATTTCTTGATCTCTGCCTCCTTCCTGCTGACTTTCTGGGATTTTCTAGTTAAATCTTCAATGAGAAtagcagaggaaaatgtggaATCAGTTTTACAGAATGTTATTTGGATGAGATAATCCTATATTTATGTGAGAGGAGGCAGATAGCCTGCATTGCTTCCTCACTGCTGCATGTTTTGCAGTGATGTTCATCTCAATTCAGTGTCTGaactctgtcactgctgcttgTGCAAAGCAGAAGAGCAACTGATGTTTGTATTTTAGAAGAGATTTTTTACACTTTGTTTGGTAGATGAAAGCAATGAATTACTTCAGAGATATAAAATTAAAGGTTTCTGTAAAAAATATTGGAGTGTTCATGCACAGTAGTGTCATAaacaaaaataggaaaaaatctttAGAATTCCATAATTTCTTCTGTTAGAATGTTGTGCTACATGCATAATTTTGATAGGAATTAACAAGTGGACAATTAACTGCTTTCCACAAGCAAAAACTCTGATTTGGCATATACTCTGCATCTGTGATGCCACCTTTCATTCTGCAGCTCTTTGTCCCTTCTCCCCCCACAACCTCATTTTACATGATGTTACTTGCAGAGGTGTTTCATTCACGTGCCTGTAACTTTGCCCCCTCTGTATTTATCACCGTATCTAATTTTAGATATTTATAACTGTGTAAATCCCATTACTTgttttggagtttgttttggGCTCTAACACAGCAAGAGTGTTCAAGTGTGAGACACTTCCCAGCTCACCAAGCTCTTGTGGTATTTTTGATACCTTTATTGTGGGTGTGTGAGTTTTGTAATAAGCACTACCTATATGTAATGGATGACTGAGATAAAAACCATCCATATCCCCACTGGAGAATGGTGGCTCCTTATCTATTCCAGGATCCTCTATCAATAtgtttttgaatattttctaaTGGCTAGGATTTACTGAGGCGCAAAATGAAGAACAAATATTTTGAGctggtttgggggggtttcatttatttttcttgtattaTTAAAAGTCAGGGTTATGCATCTCTAGGAAGCAGTGGGGAGAAATGTGTTACAGCTCAGCAAATCTGCCATGCCAAAAGCATGGGCTCACCTCTGTGAGAAGATGGAATATCAGCTGAAGGGATTGTATTTTATAGCCCTGATTTCAATTGGGACATTAAAAAGTTACAGGAATTGTGAGCGTGGAGGCATCAAGGATCACAAGGACCCTGAAATGAGCAGCTTGGGAGGCTGCAGAACAGCACAAGCTCTGCTGAACTCTCAGTGAAACAACACTGAGTT
Coding sequences within:
- the ASIP gene encoding agouti-signaling protein: MTMEFFLSTMARKNLFLSLLLCYSLFRAADSHLVIEEKTECNVSRRSKMDLSDLPPISIVDLTRKSQKVSRKEAEIKKSSKKNAKRKISPKPRPPPAANCVPTFKTCKPHLNSCCHYCAFCKCRIFQTICQCLMLNPKC